From a region of the Euwallacea similis isolate ESF13 chromosome 3, ESF131.1, whole genome shotgun sequence genome:
- the Cep97 gene encoding centrosomal protein of 97 kDa — MGKGEEFLDLSNTKIRKLNKCTPNECQVTELVLDDNELQRLDNIDSFVKLEKLSVCRNQLLRMYGVCRLHNLHTLNLSNNGILMIEGLKELIGLKWLCLSGNSVKTIEHLNTNINLEHLDLSENSITHVSDLSFLKILKNLFLHKNKINHLGQCDRFLPASLTTLTLANNNIGDLNEISRLGHLVNLTKISIANNPCVNMTGSNIGFDYRPFVINWCLNVNVIDDYVVDAIESLRAEWLYSQGRGRNFRIGDQRELANYLATVCPLTGETLETEEDRKLRLILSKAQHHQQQLREQSSNSSPQPSPASKKRMQQNRNSPRLNSSRTSSRIKSPDRMSLSCYNILTGSGDNDNSSIMTQSLDASILRQSIAKNMTESLSNFPTPDRLRDAAPINSPLQAVTKMVPVPESLMSPDYRPPPLIEKINRTQMAQVSSSSPTKVKQTEVVRSPKFNRMSSSTSRSQISESGKKDRGTPSPNRQRKIVDSNLRREVNKKPSILRAKSPCSEDESEVYDSKLERIQLKAEERRIQKDFENINEKVTPAAIYIQKMWRGYYTRNKDKDVQEMFRALQNQRANSYIQKLSSDMETTKAALESERKIQMLQTEAISALWKKISSLQTINPDGSSCSFNMTNLAPNNSEVVRELAQTCSVLQEQIQQLQYSMQDILRVMSIFNQNAVIGQQLTENGIATQTEIVAVHTPQGEAGKIFPFQKQHLQQSRPSSLPLPVSQRKKENVETGQANKELHQFAGTLVDGVIRTVSENVDTQEPQLAELEPKEDSPIEDVENKGRDASIEET, encoded by the exons ATGG GGAAAGGAGAGGAGTTTTTGGATTtgtcaaatacaaaaattaggAAGCTGAATAAATGTACACCCAATGAGTGTCAAGTCACTGAATTGGTGCTTGATGATAATGAACTTCAAAGACTAGataatattgactcatttgtgAAATTGGAAAAG ctCTCTGTTTGTCGTAATCAACTCTTGCGTATGTATGGAGTCTGCCGGCTTCACAACTTGCACACTTTAAACCTCAGCAACAATGGAATTCTCATGATTGAAGGGCTAAAGGAGCTTATTGGGCTTAAATGGCTTTGTCTGTCGGGCAACAGCGTTAAG ACCATTGAGCATTTAAATACTAACATCAACTTAGAACATTTGGATTTATCAGAGAACAGCATTACACACGTCAGCGATCtttcatttctaaaaattttaaag aatttgtttttacataagaataaaataaatcatttaggACAATGTGACCGCTTCTTGCCAGCAAGTCTAACAACACTAACCCTAGCTAATAATAATATTGgggatttaaatgaaatttctagGCTTGGACACCTAGTCAATTTAACCAAAATATCAATTGCTAATAATCCCTGCGTTAATATGACTGGCAGTAACAT AGGTTTTGACTATAGACCCTTTGTCATAAACTGGTGCTTAAATGTTAATGTCATTGATGACTATGTTGTGGATGCCATTGAAAG TTTAAGGGCAGAATGGTTATATTCTCAAGGCAGgggaagaaattttagaattggTGACCAAAGGGAGCTTGCCAACTACTTGGCCACTGTCTGTCCTTTAACAGGAGAGACGCTGGAAACTGAAGAGGACAGAAAGTTACGATTAATTCTAAGCAAGGCTCAGCATCATCAACAACAGCTAAGGGAACAGTCTTCTAACT CTTCTCCACAACCATCCCCTGCCAGCAAAAAGAGAATGCAGCAAAATAGGAATTCGCCTAGATTAAATT CTTCCCGAACATCAAGTCGCATTAAATCTCCCGATCGAATGTCGCTGAGTTGTTACAATATTTTAACCGGTAGCGGAGATAATGATAATAGTTCCATAATGACGCAAAGTTTGGACGCTTCAATATTGAGACAGAGTATTGCGAAAAATATGACAGAGTCTTTGAGTAATTTCCCCACACCTGACAGACTTCGAG ATGCAGCGCCCATAAACAGTCCGTTGCAGGCAGTGACTAAAATGGTTCCAGTACCGGAGAGTCTTATGAGTCCCGATTACAGACCTCCgcctttaattgaaaaaattaacagaacaCAAATGGCGCAGGTTTCTAGCAGTTCACCTACCAAAGTAAAGCAAACTGAAGTTGTTCGGTCACCTAAGTTCAATAGGATGTCTTCATCGACCTCAAGGTCACAGATTAGTGAAAGTGGAAAAAAAGATCGTGGAACACCATCTCCTAATAGGCAAAGGAAAATTGTGGATTCCAACTTGAG AAGGGAAGTGAATAAGAAACCATCAATTTTGCGGGCTAAATCTCCCTGCAGTGAAGATGAGTCTGAAGTATATGATTCGAAGCTGGAAAGAATTCAATTGAAAGCTGAGGAACGAAG gatACAAAAAGACTTTGAAAACATTAATGAGAAGGTTACTCCAGCTGCAatatatattcaaaaaatgtggCGTGGATATTATACAAGAAATAAGGATAAAGATGTTCAAGAGATGTTCAGAGCCTTACAGAATCAGCGCGCTAACAGTTACATTCa AAAACTCTCTTCTGATATGGAAACCACTAAAGCAGCTTTGGAGAGCGAAcgcaaaattcaaatgttgCAGACGGAGGCAATTAGTGctttgtggaaaaaaatttcatcgCTACAAACTATAAATCCTGACGGTAGTTCATGCAGTTTTAACATGACGAATTTGGCACCAAATAACTCCGAAGTTGTTCGAGAATTGGCTCAAACCTGTTCGGTTCTGCAAGAGCAG ATTCAACAACTTCAATACTCCATGCAAGACATCCTACGGGTGATGTCtatatttaatcaaaacgCCGTCATTGGGCAGCAATTAACAGAGAATGGAATTGCTACTCAGACCGAAATCGTTGCTGTTCATACGCCTCAG GGTGAGgcaggaaaaatatttcctttccAAAAGCAGCATTTACAGCAGTCACGACCTTCTTCTTTGCCATTGCCAGTGAGCCAAAGAAAAAAGGAGAATGTCGAAACTGGACAAGCGAATAAAGAACTGCATCAGTTTGCCGGAACATTGGTGGATGGAGTTATACGAACTGTATCTGAAAATGTTGACACACAG GAACCACAATTGGCAGAACTAGAACCGAAAGAAGATTCTCCCATTGAAGACGTTGAAAATAAAGGCAGGGATGCTTCTATAGAGGAAACGTAG
- the LOC136420075 gene encoding putative lipid scramblase CLPTM1, which produces MSDPGSSNNPSGDLANPTPAVDNAGNQNQNGQPQRQPTRMEYFLSIAKSLLVRGLIIYAVSSFFRAPKPQPLNNNGQSGPAIQARNIFPEGTPLTLYVYLTESDVLDNFHHSNLFWIKENIVYGDWTAGFNKDGIFEIEKDVFITENMKNNGSLYFHTFITRLGNSPDPKAKNYDIDQTAYAVKQLNRFKKLQASKTKNLLTGETEQAPVEDGKIISHWHPNFTINLITDQSVWTFGAVPAPLDQYIKFTDDFKHYKPIVYPNDYWNMARDYKPLNETYSLKVTFQPLSLFKWQLYAAQAMKNSMFNMWDSGENGNTDEEQDTIKETLLDTNPYLLGVTIAVSLLHSIFEILAFKNDIQFWNNRNSLEGLSVRSVFFGVFQSVVVLLYILDNETNVMVKLSCFVGLGIELWKILKVVDVKFENGKIKFTDKGSYVESSTKQYDELAFKYLSWLCFPLFAGYCVYALLYLEHKGWYSFVLDILYGYLLTFGFIMMTPQLFINYKLKSVAHLPWRMLTYKFLNTFIDDMFAFVIKMPTMYRLGCFRDDIIFLIFLYQKWMYPVDKTRRNEFGYSAEQEEQKVVESKEQKPVDSNGEAVPAIENKKDQ; this is translated from the exons atGAGTGACCCTGGCAGCTCCAATAACCCGAGCGGTGATTTGGCCAATCCAACGCCAGCCGTGGATAATGCTGGAAACCAAAAT CAAAATGGACAACCTCAAAGGCAACCAACAAGAATGGAATATTTTCTGTCGATTGCTAAATCCCTTTTAGTCAGGGGCTTGATTATTTATGCAGTATCTTCCTTCTTTAGAGCACCAAAACCTCAGCCTCTAAATAATAATGGCCAATCGGGGCCGGCTATACAAGCCAGGAATATTTTCCCTGAAGGCACACCATTAACACTTTATGTTTACCTCACAGAATCGGACGTTCTTGACAACTTTCACCATTCTAATTTGTTTTGGATTAAAGAGAATATAGTGTATGGTGATTGGACAGCTGGATTCAATAAAGATGGAATCTTTGAGATTGAGAAGGATGTCTTCATTACAgagaatatgaaaaataatggttCTCTATATTTTCATACCTTTATCACAAGATTAGGAAATAGTCCCGATCCAAAAGCCAAAAATTATGATATAGACCAAACGGCCTATGCAGTTAAGCAGCTTAATAG gtttaaaaaacttcaagCCAGTAAAACCAAAAATCTGTTGACTGGGGAAACTGAACAGGCACCTGTTGAAgatggaaaaataatatccCATTGGCACCCTAACTTTACTATCAACCTTATAACAGACCAATCAGTCTGGACTTTTGGAGCTGTACCAGCACCTCTTGATCAGTACATTAAGTTTACAGATGATTTCAAACATTACAAACCTATAGTGTACCCCAATGATTATTGGAACATGGCGCGAGATTATAAGCCCTTGAACGAGACTTACTCACTTAAAGTGACATTCCAGCCTTTAAGCTTGTTTAAATGGCAGTTGTATGCCGCCCAAGCTATGAAGAATAGTATGTTTAATATGTGGGATAGCGGTGAAAATGGAAACACAGATGAGGAGCAAGATACCATTAAAGAAACCCTCTTGGATACCAATCCCTATTTGTTGGGTGTAACAATTGCCGTGTCTCTCTTACATTCGATTTTTGAAATCTTGGCCTTTAAAAATGACATTCAGTTCTGGAATAATAGAAATTCACTCGAAGGCTTGTCAGTTCGATCTGTTTTTTTCGGCGTTTTTCAAAGTGTTGTTGTTTTGCTTTATATATTGGACAATGAAACGAACGTCATGGTGAAGCTGTCTTGTTTCGTAGGATTAGGCATTGAACtgtggaaaatattaaaggtTGTAGacgtaaaatttgaaaatggaaaaattaaatttacagatAAGGGGTCTTATGTGGAATCAAGTACCAAGCAATACGACGAACTTGCTTTTAAATACCTCTCATGGTTATGTTTCCCATTGTTCGCCGGATACTGTGTTTACGCTTTACTCTATCTGGAGCATAAGGGTTGGTATTCATTTGTCTTGGACATCCTTTATGGGTACTTGTTAACATTTGGGTTTATAATGATGACCcctcaattatttataaattacaaaCTAAAATCAGTGGCGCACTTGCCGTGGAGGATGTTAACTTACAAGTTCCTCAATACCTTTATAGACGATATGTTTGCATTCGTGATCAAAATGCCTACCATGTATCGGCTAGGTTGCTTCCGAGACGACATTATATTCCTGATATTTTTGTACCAAAAATGGATGTATCCGGTAGATAAAACCCGTAGAAATGAGTTTGGCTATTCCGCTGAGCAGGAAGAACAGAAGGTTGTCGAAAGCAAGGAACAGAAGCCCGTCGACAGCAATGGAGAAGCCGTTCCTGCCATTGAGAATAAGAAAGaccagtaa